From the Candidatus Binataceae bacterium genome, the window AAGTAGCGCGCGCTCTTTCCCGCGCGATCCGCCTCCGCTATGAATCTTCGCTATGGGTAAGGTGCTCGCAGCCGACGAGTTGGAAAAGCGCGTTCCGCCGGGTCAGTCCCTGGTGGACAAATTTCCCGTCCTGAGCTATGGACCGACCCCTCGCTTCGACCGCCGGAAGTGGGACTTCCGCGTCTTCGGCGCAGTCGAGGAGCCGTTGCGGCTGAGTTTCGACGAGCTGCGCGCGTTGCCGATGAGCCGGCAGGTTTCGGATTTCCACTGTGTCACTACCTGGTCGCGCCTGGACAACATATGGGAAGGCGTGAAGGTGCGCGAGCTGCTTGCGCGCGTCGGGCCCAAACCCGAGGCGCGCTTCGTGATCGTTCATTGCGACGGCGGCTATACCACCAATTTGACGCTCGCGGAGTTTGGCGGTGACGACGTGATGCTGGCCTGGCGGCTCGACGGGCGCGACCTGGAGCCCGACCACGGATGGCCCCTGCGCCTGGTGGTGCCCAGGCTCTACGGATGGAAGAGCGCCAAATGGGTGCGCGGGATCGAGTTCTCCCCGCGCGATCGGCGTGGCTTCTGGGAAGTGCGCGGCTACCACAATCACGGCGATCCGTGGAGGGAAGAGCGCTACTCTTTCCAGGAGGACGGCGAGGAGTAAGGCGGCGCAATGAGCGTCGGCGGCGCGCGAGTCGATTGTGCCCGGCGGCGCCGGCAGATTGCCGTTTAGAGGAGACGACCCGCGGACGGCCGGCTAAGTCGCAACGAGCAGATCGTGCGTATGGGCCGCGAGAGCTTCGACCTCGCGGTTATCGGCGGCGGGATCAACGGCGCCGCGATCGCGCGCGACGCGGCGATGCGGGGGCTGAGCGTCGCGCTGATCGAGCGCGGCGACTTCGCTGGCGCAACCTCCTCACGTTCTTCCAAGCTGATCCACGGCGGCCTGCGCTATCTCCCGCAGGGCCATCTGGGGCTCGTCCGCAGGGCGCTCGCCGAGCGCGAACGTTTGCGCCGTCTGACCGCGCCGCATCTCGTCAGACCGTTGCGGTTCCTTTTCCCGCTCTATCGCGAGCGCGGTCCCGGCCGCCTGGCTCTCGGCGCCGGGCTCTGGCTCTACGATCTTTTCGCGCGCACGCCGCGCGCCGAGCGCCATCGCAGCCTGAGCCGCGCGGCGACGGTTGCGGCGGAACCGATCCTGCGTTCACAGGGGCTCGTCGGGGGCGCCTCGTACTACGACGCCGAAGGCGACGACGCGCGGATTACGTTGGAGAACGCGCTGGACGCGGCCTGGCACGGCGCGGCGCTCGCCAACTATGTCGCGCTTGAGGGGTTCTCACACATCGGTTCGCGGATTGGCGCAGCCGGCGTGCGCGATCGGCTCGGCGGTGCGAGCTTCGAGTTGCGCGCGCGCGTGTTTATCAACGCGGCCGGCCCCTGGCTCGACGACGTGCGCCGGCTCGACGCGCCTGCCGCCCCGCCGGTTATTCGGCTGACCAAGGGCGTCCATCTGATATTCGACCGCACCCGCCTGCCCGTGGGCCAGGCGCTGGTGCTAAGCGACGGCGCCGGCCGGATCGTGTTCGTCATCCCCTACGGGCTGTCGGTGCTGGTCGGCACCACGGACACCGACTTCGCCGGCGATCGCGAACACGTCGCGACGGACGAAACAGACGTCGCATACCTGATTTACGTGCTGCAGCTAAGCCTCGAGACGGATTTGGCCGCGGCAGACGTCGCCGCCGGTTTCGCCGGATTGCGCGCGCTGGGCGCTGCGGGCGACGGACGAGCACCGTCGGCGGTCTCGCGCGAGGAAGTGATCGTCGAGAGCGCCTCGGGGCTGATCTCCGTCGGTGGCGGCAAGCTCACGACCCATCGCGAGATCGCCGAGCGCGTCGTCAACCGCGTGGCGAGCGTGCTCGGACGTGGCGGCCCAAGCTCGCCGACGCGCGATACGCCGCTGCCCGGCGCGCGCCCGTTGCGGGATGAAGAGTCGGTTGACGGCCGGGATGACCGCGCGGTCGCCACCCGGGCGCTGGGCGCATTGCCCGCTGATTTGCGCGCGGCGATTGTTGCACGCTACGGCAGCCGCGCCGCGATAGTCGCGCGGATTGCGTTCGAATCACCGGAGCTGGCCGCGCCGCTCGCTGACGGATGCGCGGTCGCCGCGGCTGAAGCCGTCTATGCTATGCGCTACGAGATGGCGACCTCGGTTGCCGACTTCATAGTGCGGCGCACTGCGCTTTCGTGGCGCAATCCCCGATGCGTGCGCGCGGCGGCGGTCGCCACGGCGCGCCTGATGGCCTCAGAGCTGGGATGGGATCGGGCGCGGCAGGAGACCGAGGCGGCGGCCTGTGATACGGCGGGCGTACCGGGACCTAAGGCGGCGGTGCTCAACCCGGGCCAGGATCGCCGCGGACTGGCGTAGCGAGCGGCTGCGATGGCGCGGGAGTCACAGCGGGCCCTGATCGAGCGCACCGCACGAATCGCCGCGGCGCTCGCCCGCCTTTATCCCGAGGCCCGCATCAGCCTCGACTTCACGACGCCTTGGCAATGCCTCGTGGCGACGATTCTATCCGCCCAGTGTACCGACGAGCGCGTCAACCGGGTCACGCCCCGGCTGTTCGCTGAACTGCCGGACGTGGCCGCAATGGCCGCGGCACCAGCCGCGCGGGTTGAGGAGCTCATCGTGAAAACCGGCTTCTTCCGCCAGAAGGCACGCGCGCTACAGGCAACCGCGCGAGCGATCCTCGAGCGCTTCGGAGGTCAGGTCCCGTCGCGGATGGAGGACCTGCTCACGCTACCTGGCGTCGGCCGCAAGACCGCCAACGTCGTGCGCGGACACGTCTTCGGCGAGCCCGGGATGGTCGTCGATACGCATGTGCGCAGGCTGGCGCGCAGGCTCGGACTTACCCGGCATGGCGACCCGGACAAAGTCGAGCGCGACCTCTGCGCTCTGTTACCGGCGTCCGAATGGACGGCCTTTTCGATGCGTCTAATCCTCCATGGACGCGCCGTATGCGGCGCGCGGGCGCCCCGGTGCGCGGCGTGTGAGCTGGCGGCCGACTGCCCGCAAATCGGCGTGGCAGACGGTCGGGCGACGGGGAAAGGGAAAGCCAGGGCCGTACGCAGCGCGATGCGGGCTCCGAGCGCCCGCTCATCGGCGCCGTAGCGGCAGCGAACAACAGGTGTATTTAACCGGGCACTGCCCCGTGTAATAATTGCGTCACACTCAAGAGCGCAGAGCGACGTGAGACTGCGGGTCGACGAAATAACCGCCGAGGCCAGGCGTATCTCTTTTGCCGAGCCCGAAGACGAGGTGAACCGCCGGCTCGGTGAGGGGCCGGTGCATGAATATCGCGTGGGCGGGCCGATCGCGGTCACGCTGTCGTACTATCGCGCCGGGATGGAGCTGTTCTTCGAAGGTGAGCTGAGCGCCTCAATGGTCGCCGCGTGCGCGCGCTGCGCCGAAGAATTCAGCGCGCCCAGCGCCCGTCCCTTCCGCTTCGTGCTCGCGCCGCGCGCCGGCGGCGACGACGGCGACGGCCGGTTGCGCAGCGAGGACCTGGAGTTTTCGCTCTACCAGGGGGAGGAAATCGACCTCGCCCCGCTGATCACCGAGCAGCTTATCCTCGCGCTGCCCAGCCGCGCGCTCTGCCGCGAAGATTGCCAGGGGCTGTGCCCGCGCTGCGGGACCAACCTAAACCTTTACAGGTGCGGATGCGAGAGTGAAGCGCTCGATCCGCGCCTGGCCGTGCTGCGTGCGCTCAAGGTCGAGCGCTCCTGACGCCGCACACACCAATTTCAAACCCAAAAGGGCAACTACCATGCAAGCACCCAAGCGTCGCACCTCGAAGTCCAAGCGCAACAAGCGCCGGGCCCATGACGCGCTGCGCGCCGCCAACCCCATATCCTGCTCGCAGTGCGGCGAGCCCACCCTGCCGCATCGCGTCTGCCATCACTGCGGCGCCTATCGCGGACGCCAGCTAACCGAAGCCGCCGAGTAGGCGGCGCCCCGAGGGCGCGTGAAAATCGCGCTGGACGCGATGGGGGGCGACCTCGCCCCCAAGGCGACCGTCGAAGGGGCGGTCCTTGCTGCGCGCGACTTCGGTGTCGAGGTCGTCCTGGTCGGCAACCGCGAGCTGCTGGCGCGCGAGCTCGCCGAGCATGCCACTGCTGGCCTCGCGATCAGTATCGAGCATGCACCAGAGCACGTCGGGATGGACGAGAGCCCGATGGAGTCGGCGCTTGGCAAGCCGCAATCGTCGATCCATATCGGATTGGAGCTGGTCAAGCGCGGCAACGCGCGCGCCTTCGTCAGCGCGGGCAATTCGGGCGCCGTGATGGCGGCCGCGATCATGGTGCTCGGCACGCTGCCCGGCGTCGATCGTCCGGCGATCGCTTCGCTGGTACCCGCAAGCGACGGCCTTGCCCTGCTTATCGATGCCGGCGCCAACACCGAGGTCAAGTCGCTCAACCTGGTGCAGTTCGCCGTGATGGGCAGCATCTACGCCCATCGCGTGCGCTCGATCGGCAACCCCCGCGTCGGCGTCCTAGCCAACGGCGAAGAGGACTCCAAGGGCACCGACCTGACGCGCGCGGCGGCAGCGACGCTGCGTGCGATGGGGGACTCGGTGAACT encodes:
- a CDS encoding DUF177 domain-containing protein, which produces MRLRVDEITAEARRISFAEPEDEVNRRLGEGPVHEYRVGGPIAVTLSYYRAGMELFFEGELSASMVAACARCAEEFSAPSARPFRFVLAPRAGGDDGDGRLRSEDLEFSLYQGEEIDLAPLITEQLILALPSRALCREDCQGLCPRCGTNLNLYRCGCESEALDPRLAVLRALKVERS
- a CDS encoding sulfite oxidase-like oxidoreductase, translating into MGKVLAADELEKRVPPGQSLVDKFPVLSYGPTPRFDRRKWDFRVFGAVEEPLRLSFDELRALPMSRQVSDFHCVTTWSRLDNIWEGVKVRELLARVGPKPEARFVIVHCDGGYTTNLTLAEFGGDDVMLAWRLDGRDLEPDHGWPLRLVVPRLYGWKSAKWVRGIEFSPRDRRGFWEVRGYHNHGDPWREERYSFQEDGEE
- a CDS encoding glycerol-3-phosphate dehydrogenase/oxidase; translated protein: MGRESFDLAVIGGGINGAAIARDAAMRGLSVALIERGDFAGATSSRSSKLIHGGLRYLPQGHLGLVRRALAERERLRRLTAPHLVRPLRFLFPLYRERGPGRLALGAGLWLYDLFARTPRAERHRSLSRAATVAAEPILRSQGLVGGASYYDAEGDDARITLENALDAAWHGAALANYVALEGFSHIGSRIGAAGVRDRLGGASFELRARVFINAAGPWLDDVRRLDAPAAPPVIRLTKGVHLIFDRTRLPVGQALVLSDGAGRIVFVIPYGLSVLVGTTDTDFAGDREHVATDETDVAYLIYVLQLSLETDLAAADVAAGFAGLRALGAAGDGRAPSAVSREEVIVESASGLISVGGGKLTTHREIAERVVNRVASVLGRGGPSSPTRDTPLPGARPLRDEESVDGRDDRAVATRALGALPADLRAAIVARYGSRAAIVARIAFESPELAAPLADGCAVAAAEAVYAMRYEMATSVADFIVRRTALSWRNPRCVRAAAVATARLMASELGWDRARQETEAAACDTAGVPGPKAAVLNPGQDRRGLA
- the rpmF gene encoding 50S ribosomal protein L32, whose translation is MQAPKRRTSKSKRNKRRAHDALRAANPISCSQCGEPTLPHRVCHHCGAYRGRQLTEAAE
- the nth gene encoding endonuclease III, with translation MARESQRALIERTARIAAALARLYPEARISLDFTTPWQCLVATILSAQCTDERVNRVTPRLFAELPDVAAMAAAPAARVEELIVKTGFFRQKARALQATARAILERFGGQVPSRMEDLLTLPGVGRKTANVVRGHVFGEPGMVVDTHVRRLARRLGLTRHGDPDKVERDLCALLPASEWTAFSMRLILHGRAVCGARAPRCAACELAADCPQIGVADGRATGKGKARAVRSAMRAPSARSSAP